AGAAGCCGGCGAAGCCGCGTTCGAACTACGCGGTGACGGGGCTATATTTTTACGACAATCAAGTTTGCGATATCGCAGCCGATATCAAGCCGTCGGCGCGCGGCGAACTCGAGATCACCGATGTGAATTCGCGGTATCTATCGCAGCAACAGCTGGACGTCGCGATTATGGGTCGCGGCTATGCGTGGCTCGACACAGGTACGCATGAGTCGCTGATTGACGCCGCCACCTTCATCGCTACGCTGCAGAAGCGGCAAGGACTGGTCGTTGCGTGCCCCGAAGAGATTGCGTACCGTCGGCAGTGGATTGACCGCGAGCAACTCGCGGCCCTTGCTCGGCCGTTGACCAAGAACGCGTACGGCAAATACCTGCAAAACATCATTTCGGATCAAATTGCATGGCCATCCAAGTAACCGCGACGTCCCTGTCGGGCGTTAAGATCATCGAGCCGAAGGTTTTCGGCGATACGCGCGGTTTTTTCTTCGAAAGCTATAACGCGCGGGAGTTTGCAGAACACGTCGCGCCGGGCCTCGAATTTGTGCAGGATAACCACTCGCGCTCAATGAAGGGCGTGCTGCGCGGGATGCATTATCAGATACGGCATCCTCAAGGAAAGCTGGTCCGCGTGGTGTCGGGCGAAGTCTATGATGTTGTGGTAGACCTTCGACGCGATTCGCCGACGTTCGGAAAGTGGGAAGGACTTCATCTGTCCGCTGACAACAAGCGCCAGCTGTGGGTGCCTCCCGGTTTCGCGCATGGTTTTTATGTGACGTCGGATAGCGCTGAATTCCTCTACAAGACAACCGACTATTGGTATCCCGAGCATGAGCGTTCCTTGTTGTGGAATGACAGCGACGTTGGCGTCGAGTGGCCGCTCGACGGCATACCGACGCTGGCCGATAAGGATGCCGCGGGAGGCTTGCTCAAAGAAATAGAGGTCTACTGAGAGGGGTGGTCTATTGCGGTTCCGTTGTGAGAGGGCGCCGTCGCAGTGTTTCGATGTCCATGATGCGTGTGCGCTCGGTTGGTACGGATTCTTATCTACTTCTCTATGTCGGCTCTTCCTGAACGAAACATTTTGATCACGGGCGCATCTGGCCAGGTCGGCTTCGAGTTGGTGCGGTCCCTGCAAGGGCTGGGTCGTATTGTTGCCCCGGATCGCCAGGCATTGGATCTGGGCGACTTCGACCAGATTCGTGAGGTCGTACGGGATGTCCGGCCCGCGCTGATCATCAACCCCGGTGCTTACACCGCGGTGGATCAGGCCGAAGCCGAGCCCGAAGTGGCGATGCGCGTGAACGGTGTTGGGCCCGGCGTATTGGCAGAAGTGGCGAAGGAAGTGGGCGCCGTACTGTTTCACTATTCAACGGACTACGTGTTCGACGGTACGAAAGCGGATGCATATCTTGAGGGCGACGTCACTGGTCCCCTAAACGTCTATGGTGCGAGCAAACTGGCTGGTGAGCTGGCCGTGGAACAGGCGGGATGCCCTTGGCTCGTGTTCCGCACGAGCTGGGTGTACGGCGCACGGGGGCGCAATTTTCTTCGCACGATGCTGCGGCTTGGCGAAGAGCGGCCGGAGTTGAGGGTCGTGGCGGATCAGATTGGGGCTCCGACCTGGTCGCGTACCATCGCGTCGATAAGCGCTCAGATCGCGGCACTCGGTCTGCTGACGCATCGCGGTGATACTGCGTGGTGGGCCGAGCAATCGGGTCTATACAACCTCACGGCTTCCGGCTCGACGTCGTGGGCGGGATTCGCAGAGGCAATCTTCCAGCTTGCTCAGCCGGCGGCGCGAACGCGTGTGAGTCCGATTACCTCGGAAGAATATCCGACACCTGCGCGGCGCCCCAAAAATTCACGCCTCTCCAGTTCGAAGCTGGTATCCAGGTTCGGTATTTTCCCTCCCGATTGGCACGACGCTCTGGCGCTGTGTATCCGTTCTTTGTAATTTCTAAACTCGGACCCGATATTGGGGACTTGCCGTTTAGGTCTTTCCTGCTTGTCCTGGAAGAGTTCAAATGGGCAGCGACGACCCTTATGCAGAGAGGTGGCCGTTGTGAACGCATGTCGCTGCAATCACCGTCCTGATCGCGGATCTGACCGACATTTTCGTGGACGGTTTCGGTTTTCACGAAGTTCAGGTAGTCTTGACGCTATCCTCAAGCATTCGCCGCATGATTTTGTGTGGCGCATCTTATTTTGAGCTTGTTCATAGGCAATCGACGGCGATGCTCCGATTGCGAACAACCCGAGAGGTGCTGTAGCAATGATTCGACTTACGGCTATTCGAATTCGTTTATTGCGGGTGTTGGCCATTTTGCCGATCGTCGATAAGGATTACTACCTGGCGAGGTATCCTGACGTCGCGGAGGGGCGAGCCGATGCCGCCGCGCATTTCTTCACATATGGCCTATGGGAAGGCCGTACGCCGAATCGGTTTATTGAAGAACTGCCGGATCGGACCAGATATCTTTTATGTTGGCTGCTTAAGTCGTCACGACTCGTTGACGGCGACTTCTATTTGAATCAAAACCGGGACGTCGCGCAATCCGGACTCGATCCCATCGATCATTATATCAGGTACGGTTTTCGAGAAAGACGCCTGCCAAATCGCCAACTAGAACGTTGTGCGAAGCGTCTGAATTCGATGCGAGCTGTTTTGCGACGCGGTTTTCTGTGCCAGTTGGACCGCCGCGTTCTTTTGCGCCAGTTGGACCGTCGCGTTCTATTCGAGCTCGCCAAAGGCGAACGCTACCCAACACCTCGGCTATACATAGCTATCCGACGCCTGCGCCGAATGGCTCAAATTGAGGGAGCACGGGTCTTTCTTCAGTGCTTACCTATAGCGGATCTGAGCGCAAGGCGGTACGACTGGGTTGCAACGCGCCATATCGAGGGCAAAACGAAATTTTCGTTTACGACGTCCGAAATTATTGGCGACGACGAGCCACGCTCGGTACGAATCATTGAACTGCCAGAGAAATGGATTGCCGCCGTCGACGATGCCGATGTGATCGGCGCCTTTCAGGTGGTAGCAAATGGCCATTTTGTGCACTACGAACCCGCCGCTCATCCGGCGAACGATTTTGTAGCGGGGAGCTGGCCCTATGTTACAGGCGTTGGCGGTACAAACAAGGTGGTGGTCTGGTACGAATATCAGAATGAGCAGCAGATCGAACAGGGGATTCTGATCAGCGGACGCTGCAGCCCGAATTACTTTCATTGGCTGATTGAATATCTGGCACGTATCTACATCGTCGATATGGTCGAGGCGTTGCAAAATATACCGCTGATAATCGATGGTGGGATGTACGATCAGGAAATCGAGTCGATAAAAGCAGTTTGTCCCGACTGGCCTATCCATTTCGTCTCGCGGGGCACCCTTCTGCGAGTTCGCAAGCTATATATTCCATCAATACCGACGTATCTCCCCGATACGCTAGATGTGCCATCTTGGCAGGCGAGCGTACTTTGCCACAAGGCACTGGCATTCGTGCGAAACGCCATATTCTGCCATTACGCAATCGATCAGGCTGCTATTCTGCCGACCAGAAAGATTTTTCTCGCACGACGCGGGGCGCGTAATCTGGATAATACCGAACAAATCGAACGGCGTTTGGCGTCGATCGGATTCGAAATTGTCGACACCGCTGAATTATCGTTCGAGCAGCAAGTGCGGTTGTTTGCAAGCGCGGCAATCATCGTCGGTCCAGTGGGGGCCGCGTTCGCGAACCTGATTTTCTGTAATCCTGCATGTAAAGTCCTAGGGCTGACATCGCCATACGTCAAGAGATTCACACTTCAATCCCAGCTCGCGGCTTTTGCTGAGTGCGAATATAAGATTTTGCCGGGAACACATCCTGACTACGTTCATGGCGCGGAGCAGGGAATCAAGGACGTTGATTTGATGCATGTCAGCTTCAATCTCGACCCGGAACTTCTTCTGAGTTCGATAGAACCCTGGCTTAATGCCTTATCAACTTCTGATACATGCTTATCGAGTGCGGTGAATAAACCAATTGCAGCTTTCCCTCTTCGTGATCAATTCTGAGTGAGTCCGGATGCGACTCTCTCCGTGATTCAAGTAGATCGGTCGCTGATTCTGAACTGATCGCGTTTGTCTGATGTGATGGTCGATTTTTTAGATTGGGAGGGTAAATGGAAGGAAGTACGGACCTGGACGAGCAGCATTCCACTAGGCTGGAAGAGTTTTATTCCTCGAAGAGCGACGGTGTTTTTTACCTGTCGCATGCATCCATTTTAGTCCGTTTGAATCAGAGGACATTCCTGTTTGATCCAGTTCTCGCGAAGCCGCCTCATCTCGGGTCCTGGCTCTTCTACCCCGAAATGCAGATGGACAAAAGACTGCTGGAAGTCGACGCCGTCTTTGTTTCGCATCAGCACCAGGATCACTACGATGTCGATTTTCTGCGAATGTTGCCGCCGCACACGCCAGTGTATATCGTATCGGGACGCCCGCAATTCGCCGAAATGCTCGGAAAGGAAAGAATCGCCTATACCGAGCTGGTCGCGGATCGTGTTACCGAATTGTTTGACGGTGTAAGTTGTTTGGGTATCAACCACGAGTATAATGGAATCGATGCCGCAATTGCGATTTCGAACGGGAAGTTCACCGTGTATCACGGCAACGATTGTTTCGTTTCCAATGAAAAGCTGGAGATTATAAAGCGCATATATCCAAAAATAGATGTTGCCTGTATTCCGTTCGCTTACGTTCATTGGTATCCGTTCCTTCTGGATGGTGTCGACGAGGCTTGGAAGAAAAAGGAGACGGACAGGTTGGTGTGCGAATATCTCGAGTATGGGTTGCGGCAGATCGAATTTCTTCGACCTGAAGTTGCAATTCCATTTGGCGCAAACATGTTTTATGCCGATGATGTCGATTCGGAACACAATAAAGCGGTGATGTCGCCATTTGATTTCAAAGAATACGCTGAAAAGAAAGATTTTGCATTCAAGGACAATATCCTTCCACTGTTTTCCGGGGACACTGTGCTTTTCGAGGAAGCGGGAGAGCGTCGCCGTCTTGACGTCCATTGGAACCGCATGACGCGTGACGACTTGATGCGCGGGTTTGATGCCTATCTGAGCCGCGTGAGAGTAGAAGGTACGGGATTCGACGCGCAAGCGTTTGAGGCGTTGACCTACGACCAAATCAAAGACATCGGGTTTATTGCCGACAGACTGAAGGATACCGGCGATCGAATGGGCCATAAAATCTACATATCCAATTCCGATAATCCAGCGTGGGGCGTAGTCGAAGTCGATATTTCATCGCATGCCGTCGAAAGAAAGTCTGAAATCGATGAAACACTTCCTTATCACCATTTCAAATTGACAGATCTGGCATACAAGGCTTATTTTAGCCAGCAATATACGTTTAACGAGATCGTTGCAAGTAGTCGATTCAAGCTGAGTCGCAAACCGAATGAGTATCATCTTGAGGTTCTTCGTATTGTAAATAATGTCTTATAACCTTGATTTCGAAAATTTCACGGTGTGCGATGATGAATGAAATCGATCGATTGGAACAGATTTCAGAGGATTTTGGTTACTCGGCAGGCGTCATGGCGGCGTCGATAGAATACTGCTATGCAGTATTCTCACGTCACCTTAATGGGCGGAATATTCTCGAGCTCGGGCCCGCCGAGGGCCTGATGACCGAGCTTCTCCTGAGGAAAGGAATCCCTTTGACGGTAGTCGAAGGCTCGCACAAATTCTGTGAGAGCATATCGAGCCGTTTTCCACAGGTGAATGTCGTCCATTCGTTATTCGAGGAATACCGACCTGCTGAGAAGTACGACAACATCATATTGGGACACGTTCTGGAGCATGTAGTTGATCCAGTTGCGCTCTTGGTCCGAGTGAAGGCGTGGTTGAAGGAGGGCGGTAAGGTGTTCGCCGCCGTTCCGAACGCACAGTCGATACATCGGCAAGCAGCCGTCATCATGGGGCTTCTGGCGTGCGAAGACGAACTCAATGAGTCCGATCTCCACCACGGTCATCGGCGCGTTTTCGGCTTGGACGCGTTCCGCGAGTGTTTCGTCGGCGCCGGGTTGACGATCGATGTGTCGGGCGGATATTGGCTCAAGCCGTTATCGAATGGACAAATCGAAGGGCACTGGACTCCTTCGATGATTGCCGCTTTTATGGAGTTAGGTGAGCGATATCCAGAGATTGCAGGCGAGATCTATGTAATCGCCTCGGATTGACGAAGCGCCTGAACGCTTAGTGCTTGTATCGATGGACGACGCGCCCATGCAGGGCGCGTCGACGCAGGACGCTTGCAACGATCAGCGTTTACCACCAGCCGTACGTCGCGTTATATCCGGCGAACGCATTTTCGATTGTCGAGATTTCTTCCTGACTCAATGCGGGCATTGTTTTGGTCAGCGATTTTTTAGGTTTGCCGTAGTTATCTGAAAACGTGGCATCGCTCTTGTCGATTTCGAAAAGCATCTTTCCAAAACCAGACCGTCCGACGCGATACCCTAGAAAACTTTCCAACGCGCGAAACTCGTCTTCGTTACCATTTGAGATTTTTTCAAAGCTCAAAAAGTGGATGTGGTTCGCTTTCGCAAGGTCCGATATGGATGCGCGATAGTAGTAGTTGAAGACCAGCCCGATTAGGCTTTCGAAATCCATTGTCACGCCTTTTTTCTCGGATACACGTGCGAAGGAGGCGACAACATCGCGGGGATCGCGAATTACACAAACCAGTTTGAATTTATCGAAAAACGCCGGCAGGCAATCGATATAAAGCGTCAGTTCGGGGTCTTTCAGAATTAATTCCTGTGCATTT
The nucleotide sequence above comes from Paraburkholderia sp. SOS3. Encoded proteins:
- a CDS encoding MBL fold metallo-hydrolase; translation: MEGSTDLDEQHSTRLEEFYSSKSDGVFYLSHASILVRLNQRTFLFDPVLAKPPHLGSWLFYPEMQMDKRLLEVDAVFVSHQHQDHYDVDFLRMLPPHTPVYIVSGRPQFAEMLGKERIAYTELVADRVTELFDGVSCLGINHEYNGIDAAIAISNGKFTVYHGNDCFVSNEKLEIIKRIYPKIDVACIPFAYVHWYPFLLDGVDEAWKKKETDRLVCEYLEYGLRQIEFLRPEVAIPFGANMFYADDVDSEHNKAVMSPFDFKEYAEKKDFAFKDNILPLFSGDTVLFEEAGERRRLDVHWNRMTRDDLMRGFDAYLSRVRVEGTGFDAQAFEALTYDQIKDIGFIADRLKDTGDRMGHKIYISNSDNPAWGVVEVDISSHAVERKSEIDETLPYHHFKLTDLAYKAYFSQQYTFNEIVASSRFKLSRKPNEYHLEVLRIVNNVL
- the rfbC gene encoding dTDP-4-dehydrorhamnose 3,5-epimerase; the protein is MAIQVTATSLSGVKIIEPKVFGDTRGFFFESYNAREFAEHVAPGLEFVQDNHSRSMKGVLRGMHYQIRHPQGKLVRVVSGEVYDVVVDLRRDSPTFGKWEGLHLSADNKRQLWVPPGFAHGFYVTSDSAEFLYKTTDYWYPEHERSLLWNDSDVGVEWPLDGIPTLADKDAAGGLLKEIEVY
- the rfbD gene encoding dTDP-4-dehydrorhamnose reductase gives rise to the protein MSALPERNILITGASGQVGFELVRSLQGLGRIVAPDRQALDLGDFDQIREVVRDVRPALIINPGAYTAVDQAEAEPEVAMRVNGVGPGVLAEVAKEVGAVLFHYSTDYVFDGTKADAYLEGDVTGPLNVYGASKLAGELAVEQAGCPWLVFRTSWVYGARGRNFLRTMLRLGEERPELRVVADQIGAPTWSRTIASISAQIAALGLLTHRGDTAWWAEQSGLYNLTASGSTSWAGFAEAIFQLAQPAARTRVSPITSEEYPTPARRPKNSRLSSSKLVSRFGIFPPDWHDALALCIRSL
- a CDS encoding sulfotransferase family protein, giving the protein MTPSSYSITFCVGAPRSGTTLVGSLLSEGPRAFPMLPECTFITQLIRQYHDIINYSDKPRFDAFAKSNTELASAFNPAIRGMIDIALSHFPGVNAQELILKDPELTLYIDCLPAFFDKFKLVCVIRDPRDVVASFARVSEKKGVTMDFESLIGLVFNYYYRASISDLAKANHIHFLSFEKISNGNEDEFRALESFLGYRVGRSGFGKMLFEIDKSDATFSDNYGKPKKSLTKTMPALSQEEISTIENAFAGYNATYGWW
- a CDS encoding glycosyltransferase family 61 protein, whose amino-acid sequence is MIRLTAIRIRLLRVLAILPIVDKDYYLARYPDVAEGRADAAAHFFTYGLWEGRTPNRFIEELPDRTRYLLCWLLKSSRLVDGDFYLNQNRDVAQSGLDPIDHYIRYGFRERRLPNRQLERCAKRLNSMRAVLRRGFLCQLDRRVLLRQLDRRVLFELAKGERYPTPRLYIAIRRLRRMAQIEGARVFLQCLPIADLSARRYDWVATRHIEGKTKFSFTTSEIIGDDEPRSVRIIELPEKWIAAVDDADVIGAFQVVANGHFVHYEPAAHPANDFVAGSWPYVTGVGGTNKVVVWYEYQNEQQIEQGILISGRCSPNYFHWLIEYLARIYIVDMVEALQNIPLIIDGGMYDQEIESIKAVCPDWPIHFVSRGTLLRVRKLYIPSIPTYLPDTLDVPSWQASVLCHKALAFVRNAIFCHYAIDQAAILPTRKIFLARRGARNLDNTEQIERRLASIGFEIVDTAELSFEQQVRLFASAAIIVGPVGAAFANLIFCNPACKVLGLTSPYVKRFTLQSQLAAFAECEYKILPGTHPDYVHGAEQGIKDVDLMHVSFNLDPELLLSSIEPWLNALSTSDTCLSSAVNKPIAAFPLRDQF
- a CDS encoding class I SAM-dependent methyltransferase → MMNEIDRLEQISEDFGYSAGVMAASIEYCYAVFSRHLNGRNILELGPAEGLMTELLLRKGIPLTVVEGSHKFCESISSRFPQVNVVHSLFEEYRPAEKYDNIILGHVLEHVVDPVALLVRVKAWLKEGGKVFAAVPNAQSIHRQAAVIMGLLACEDELNESDLHHGHRRVFGLDAFRECFVGAGLTIDVSGGYWLKPLSNGQIEGHWTPSMIAAFMELGERYPEIAGEIYVIASD